A single window of Solea solea chromosome 9, fSolSol10.1, whole genome shotgun sequence DNA harbors:
- the spaca6 gene encoding sperm acrosome associated 6 translates to MQLQMNSCIVKSALWLVCISLLFSSSQSCYQCFFEARDRVRLCFEHTRSHMVIDTCMRMLNRIFNNNNSVIEAGRVGRGYDKQLNDILHAEIRPLEAEFGLMENVVPAMYEGRLQTAADNFIAAASRLPRASGCVPPCGFQSAGAVYNCDTCRYVSCELPLDCPVRRINVTENNRSRMWCDVQFRLPDNIKIMWRFAEEVETQQMNQFEVVTVGVDKLYSISSASPQHQGTYMCEIFSDQRSIVRLYFYLFITSHHTRGYEKLQDIFDLSLLPGGRLLGSTAADDPPHVFLPPLLLLIACLTSLLLLLFLTLGALYWSLPEKTNLSKKDGDDLDS, encoded by the coding sequence ATGCAGCTCCAGATGAATTCCTGCATTGTAAAATCTGCTCTGTGGCTCGTGTGCATTAGCTTGCTGTTCAGCTCCTCTCAGAGCTGCTATCAGTGCTTTTTTGAGGCAAGAGACCGTGTTCGTCTGTGTTTTGAACACACCAGGTCACACATGGTTATAGATACCTGCATGAGGATGTTGAACCGTATattcaacaataacaacagtgtGATTGAGGCTGGCAGAGTAGGTCGTGGATATGATAAGCAGCTGAATGATATTTTGCATGCAGAAATTCGGCCCTTGGAAGCTGAATTTGGCCTAATGGAAAATGTAGTCCCGGCGATGTATGAGGGGAGGcttcagacagcagcagacaattTCATCGCAGCTGCGTCCAGACTGCCTCGAGCCTCTGGATGTGTCCCTCCATGTGGTTTCCAGAGTGCAGGTGCTGTGTACAACTGTGATACCTGCAGGTACGTCTCCTGTGAGCTCCCTCTCGACTGTCCAGTTCGAAGAATCAACGTCACGGAGAATAACAGGAGTCGAATGTGGTGCGACGTGCAATTTCGCTTGCCAGACAACATCAAGATAATGTGGAGGTTCGCAGAAGAGGTGGAAACGCAGcagatgaatcagtttgaagtaGTGACTGTTGGGGTGGACAAGCTTTATTCTATCTCTTCAGCCAGCCCGCAGCATCAGGGCACCTACATGTGTGAGATCTTCTCAGACCAGCGCTCCATCGTGAGACTATACTTCTATCTTTTCATAACCTCTCACCATACGAGAGGTTATGAAAAGCTGCAGGACATATTCGACCTGTCTCTGCTTCCAGGAGGGAGGTTACTTGGCAGCACTGCAGCTGATGATCCTCCCCACGTCTTTCTCCCTCCACTGCTGCTTCTTATAGCCTGTTTAACTTCTTTGCTGCTCCTGCTCTTCCTCACCCTCGGGGCTTTGTATTGGTCGTTACCAGAGAAAACTAATCTTTCTAAAAAGGATGGAGACGATCTGGACAGTTAA